A stretch of the Pseudomonas sp. ACM7 genome encodes the following:
- a CDS encoding diaminopimelate epimerase, translating into MAPFYDARGNIYAVAAPEAVRCAGIDLPELAGPAAQTREAWALSAIEAFCGWAPGTQPSGSKDHRCDGLLIGPFQDSPPFDLLIVNTDGTLAERSGNGLTIFSQALSEQGLLPRDEVCLLRVHHDKADAVSPVDTSVKPAEIEGVKGFWLDLGKPSFGPDAVGAKGVESVLLNGRDVSHVQPLSALDPAWSRSQLVRIGNPHCVTLLEKADALPSNEQMREPGLSEGLTRIAYAMPTGAGEPCAAGVNLQWAMLESEGRVVARVFERGEGPTASSGTSASAVACAAWRVGWVTAGEVKVVMPGGTAPILLEEEQGELSRVRLFGTARLMG; encoded by the coding sequence ATGGCGCCGTTCTACGATGCTCGAGGCAATATCTATGCGGTTGCAGCGCCCGAGGCCGTGCGCTGCGCGGGTATCGATTTACCTGAGCTGGCCGGTCCGGCAGCGCAAACCCGCGAGGCATGGGCGCTGTCGGCCATCGAGGCGTTCTGTGGCTGGGCGCCTGGTACACAACCGTCCGGCAGCAAGGACCATCGTTGCGATGGCTTGCTGATCGGGCCGTTTCAAGACTCGCCACCGTTTGACCTGCTGATCGTTAACACTGACGGCACGCTCGCCGAGCGCAGTGGCAACGGGCTGACGATTTTCTCTCAGGCCCTGAGTGAGCAAGGGCTGCTGCCGAGGGACGAGGTTTGTTTGCTCAGGGTTCATCATGACAAGGCTGATGCGGTTTCACCGGTGGACACTTCGGTGAAACCGGCCGAGATCGAGGGTGTAAAAGGGTTCTGGCTGGATTTGGGCAAACCCTCGTTCGGGCCTGACGCGGTGGGGGCAAAAGGGGTTGAAAGCGTGCTGTTGAACGGTCGCGACGTCAGCCATGTGCAGCCGTTGTCGGCGCTCGATCCCGCCTGGTCTCGAAGCCAGCTCGTGCGCATTGGCAATCCACATTGTGTGACGCTTTTAGAGAAAGCCGATGCATTGCCGAGCAATGAGCAGATGCGCGAGCCGGGGTTGTCCGAAGGGCTGACGCGTATCGCCTACGCCATGCCGACCGGGGCAGGGGAGCCGTGTGCTGCTGGCGTGAATCTGCAATGGGCGATGCTTGAGTCAGAAGGGCGAGTCGTCGCGCGAGTATTTGAACGCGGAGAAGGGCCGACGGCGTCGTCGGGCACCAGCGCCAGTGCGGTGGCTTGCGCGGCGTGGCGGGTGGGTTGGGTCACGGCTGGCGAAGTGAAAGTCGTCATGCCAGGCGGTACGGCGCCGATTCTTCTGGAAGAAGAGCAGGGTGAGTTGAGTCGGGTCAGGTTGTTCGGCACGGCGCGGTTGATGGGGTGA
- a CDS encoding MFS transporter, whose protein sequence is MTALNTSAPVIPGRLEQMSTRIAFFIAGFGIAAWAPLVPYAKARAGLDEGTLGLLLLCLGVGSILAMPMAGLLATRFGCRRVVSAGVLLICTALPLLATVSSIPALIAALFMFGAGLGTVDSTVNLQAVIVERASGKTMMSGFHGLFSLGGIVGAAGVSALLGFGVSPLGATLVVIVMLLIALAKAAPHLLPYGSESSGPAFAVPHGIVLFIGGMCFIVFLAEGAALDWSAVFLAQERGIDTAYAGLGYAAFALTMTVGRLTGDSIVRRLGATRVIVFGGLTAAAGLFVATFAPSWEAALVGYALLGAGCSNIVPVLYTAVGKQTVMPESVAVPAITTLGYAGILAGPALIGFIAHGSSLSFAFGLMAVLLVAVAIGGKVLKV, encoded by the coding sequence ATGACTGCCCTCAACACGTCTGCGCCCGTCATCCCCGGACGCCTGGAACAGATGTCCACGCGGATCGCCTTTTTCATTGCCGGTTTCGGCATCGCCGCGTGGGCGCCGCTGGTGCCCTACGCCAAGGCTCGGGCCGGGCTGGATGAAGGGACGCTCGGTTTGCTGCTGTTGTGCCTGGGGGTGGGGTCGATTCTGGCGATGCCGATGGCGGGGCTTCTGGCCACGCGTTTCGGCTGTCGCCGGGTGGTGAGCGCCGGGGTGTTGCTGATCTGTACGGCCCTGCCGCTGCTGGCGACGGTGTCGTCGATTCCGGCGTTGATTGCCGCGTTGTTCATGTTCGGCGCGGGCCTTGGCACGGTGGATTCGACGGTGAACCTGCAAGCGGTGATCGTTGAACGGGCCAGCGGCAAGACCATGATGTCGGGTTTCCATGGGCTGTTCAGCCTCGGCGGGATTGTCGGGGCGGCGGGCGTCAGCGCCCTGCTCGGCTTTGGGGTTTCACCGCTGGGGGCAACGCTAGTGGTGATCGTGATGCTGCTGATCGCCCTGGCCAAGGCCGCGCCGCACCTATTGCCTTACGGCAGCGAAAGTTCGGGGCCGGCGTTTGCCGTTCCCCATGGCATTGTGCTGTTCATCGGCGGGATGTGTTTCATCGTGTTCCTCGCCGAAGGCGCGGCGCTCGACTGGAGCGCAGTGTTCCTGGCGCAGGAACGCGGGATCGACACCGCTTATGCGGGACTGGGTTACGCGGCGTTTGCGTTGACCATGACCGTCGGACGATTGACCGGTGATTCGATCGTCCGTCGTCTCGGCGCTACGCGGGTGATTGTGTTCGGTGGGTTGACGGCCGCAGCGGGCCTGTTTGTGGCGACCTTCGCCCCGAGTTGGGAAGCGGCGCTGGTGGGTTATGCATTGTTGGGGGCGGGTTGTTCGAACATTGTGCCGGTGCTGTACACCGCCGTGGGCAAACAGACGGTGATGCCCGAAAGCGTCGCCGTGCCGGCCATTACCACACTCGGTTATGCCGGGATTCTTGCGGGGCCTGCGTTGATCGGGTTTATCGCCCATGGCAGCAGTTTGAGTTTTGCCTTCGGGTTGATGGCGGTGTTGCTGGTGGCGGTGGCCATTGGCGGGAAGGTGTTGAAGGTCTGA
- a CDS encoding TonB-dependent receptor, protein MKKSTAKNNKSPWLRLALTLAVTAALPQAFAADAIHIPAQPLGQALSELGQQTSLQVFFSPELVAGKQAPAVDGNLSPEDALRQLLQGSGLQYQIDEGSVTLMPAPTSAANGPLELGVTDIKVVGDWLGDADAAVVQNHPGARTVIRREAMVEQGAMNVGDVLKRVPGVQVQDANGTGGSDISLNVGVRGLTSRLSPRSTVLIDGVPAAFAPYGQPQLSMAPISSGNLDSIDVVRGAGSVRYGPQNVGGVINFVTRAIPEKATGEIGSTLETSQHGGWKHIDTAFLGGTADNGIGMALLYSGVNGNGYRERNNGNDIDDVILKTHWAPTDVDDFSLNFHYYDASADMPGGLTQAQYDANPFQSDRNNDNFSGRRKDVSFKWARQIDDRTQAEVLTYYSDSFRGSNIAARDQKTLGSFPRTYYTFGIEPRVSRVFDVGPTTQEVSVGYRYLKEGMHEEASRLALVNNEPVVTKNSDGHVYQDRTGGTEANSVYVDNKIDVGNWTITPGIRFEHISTDWHDRPVLDTAGKPVLEKNRSIESNEPLPALSVMYHVSEEWKLFANYETSFGSLQYFQLGQGGAGDNTANGLEPEKAKTYEVGTRYNNDVWGGEVTLFYIDFDKELQYISNDAGWTNLGATTHQGLEASVHYDMAALDPRFDGLTANAGFTYTRAVYEGEIPGFKGRDLPFYSRQVATAGLRYDINRWTYNLDAFAQSKQRSPGVAVNADGSFTNNYITEGTADGQYGDIPGYVTWNVRGGYDFGATLSNLKVGAGVKNIFDKQYFIRSSDNNSGMYVGAPRTFFVQASVGF, encoded by the coding sequence GTGAAAAAATCCACCGCTAAAAACAACAAATCACCTTGGTTGCGCCTCGCTCTCACCCTGGCTGTCACCGCGGCGCTGCCCCAGGCTTTTGCCGCCGACGCGATTCACATCCCGGCGCAACCCCTGGGGCAGGCCCTGAGTGAACTGGGCCAGCAAACCTCGCTGCAGGTGTTTTTCAGCCCTGAGCTGGTCGCCGGCAAACAGGCCCCGGCGGTGGACGGCAACCTTTCGCCAGAAGACGCGCTGCGCCAGCTGCTGCAAGGCAGCGGTCTGCAATACCAGATCGACGAAGGTTCGGTCACGTTGATGCCGGCACCGACTTCGGCTGCAAACGGCCCTTTGGAACTGGGCGTGACCGACATCAAGGTGGTCGGTGACTGGCTCGGTGACGCCGATGCCGCCGTGGTGCAGAACCACCCCGGCGCGCGTACGGTGATTCGCCGCGAGGCGATGGTCGAGCAGGGCGCAATGAACGTCGGCGACGTGTTGAAGCGTGTGCCCGGTGTGCAAGTTCAAGATGCCAACGGCACCGGCGGCAGCGACATCTCCCTGAACGTCGGCGTGCGCGGCCTGACTTCACGCCTGTCGCCACGCTCCACCGTGCTGATTGACGGCGTGCCGGCAGCGTTCGCCCCGTACGGCCAGCCGCAGTTGTCCATGGCCCCGATTTCTTCCGGCAACCTCGACAGCATCGACGTGGTTCGCGGCGCCGGCTCCGTGCGTTACGGACCGCAGAACGTTGGTGGCGTGATCAACTTCGTCACTCGCGCAATCCCGGAGAAAGCCACCGGTGAAATCGGTTCGACCCTGGAAACCTCCCAGCACGGTGGCTGGAAGCATATCGACACGGCGTTTCTCGGCGGCACCGCGGACAACGGCATCGGCATGGCGCTGCTGTACTCGGGCGTGAATGGCAACGGTTACCGTGAACGCAACAACGGCAACGACATCGACGACGTGATCCTCAAGACCCACTGGGCACCCACCGATGTGGACGATTTCAGCCTCAACTTTCACTACTACGACGCCAGCGCCGACATGCCCGGCGGCCTGACCCAGGCGCAGTACGACGCCAATCCGTTCCAGTCCGACCGCAACAACGACAACTTCAGCGGCCGCCGCAAGGACGTCTCGTTCAAGTGGGCACGGCAGATCGACGACCGCACCCAGGCCGAAGTGCTGACCTACTATTCCGACAGCTTCCGTGGCAGCAACATCGCCGCTCGCGATCAGAAGACTCTCGGCTCGTTCCCGCGTACTTACTACACCTTCGGGATTGAACCGCGGGTGTCCCGTGTGTTCGACGTCGGCCCGACCACCCAGGAAGTCAGTGTCGGTTATCGCTACCTCAAGGAAGGCATGCACGAAGAGGCGAGCCGCCTGGCGCTGGTCAATAACGAGCCGGTCGTGACCAAGAACTCCGACGGCCATGTCTATCAGGACCGCACCGGTGGCACTGAAGCCAACTCGGTGTACGTCGATAACAAAATCGACGTCGGTAACTGGACCATCACCCCCGGCATCCGCTTTGAACACATCAGCACTGACTGGCACGACCGCCCGGTGCTCGACACCGCCGGCAAACCGGTGCTGGAAAAGAACCGCAGCATCGAAAGCAACGAGCCGCTGCCGGCCCTGAGCGTGATGTATCACGTGTCGGAAGAGTGGAAGCTGTTCGCCAACTACGAAACCTCGTTCGGCAGCCTGCAATATTTCCAGCTCGGCCAGGGTGGTGCGGGTGACAACACCGCTAACGGCCTGGAACCGGAAAAGGCCAAGACCTACGAGGTCGGCACACGCTACAACAATGATGTGTGGGGCGGGGAAGTGACGCTGTTCTACATCGACTTCGATAAAGAGCTGCAATACATCAGCAACGATGCGGGCTGGACCAACCTCGGCGCGACCACGCACCAGGGCCTCGAAGCCTCGGTGCACTACGACATGGCGGCACTGGACCCACGCTTCGACGGCCTGACCGCCAACGCCGGTTTCACCTACACGCGCGCCGTTTATGAAGGCGAGATCCCGGGCTTCAAGGGTCGTGACCTGCCGTTCTATTCGCGTCAGGTCGCGACTGCCGGCTTGCGTTACGACATCAACCGCTGGACCTACAACCTCGATGCGTTTGCCCAGTCCAAGCAGCGTTCGCCGGGCGTTGCCGTCAACGCTGACGGCAGCTTCACCAACAACTACATCACCGAAGGCACCGCGGACGGCCAGTACGGCGATATCCCGGGCTACGTCACCTGGAACGTGCGCGGCGGTTATGACTTCGGCGCGACGCTTTCGAACCTGAAAGTCGGCGCCGGGGTGAAGAACATTTTCGACAAGCAGTACTTCATCCGCTCCAGCGACAACAACTCGGGGATGTACGTTGGCGCACCGCGCACGTTCTTTGTGCAGGCTAGCGTCGGGTTTTAA
- a CDS encoding FecR family protein — protein MMDTRDCACGRTTVRDEAARWFVRLQEPAINVEEYRHFEAWLDEHPQHRDEFQLLQGLWSAADLLPAARLQALCETAPARSKRRPLVRYAVAASVLAVALGLGLFSGLNHPAIYTAEFSTALGERRHVALPDGSVIDLNSRSRVQVHYENDRRSIELTQGEAMFSVEHDTRRPFVVEAGSGKVTVTGTRFDVRRDTAQTRVVVEQGTVKVQGRTAADSDFISLTAGLGTHIDAQGKVAAAYAVNPAELTAWRSGKLVFTNARLSDVAEEVSRYREKPLTVGNDKVGNLRLTSVFKSDNTDALLKALPSILPVAVRTLDDGSQEIISK, from the coding sequence ATGATGGATACTCGTGATTGTGCGTGCGGGCGAACAACGGTTCGCGACGAGGCGGCGCGGTGGTTTGTGCGTTTGCAGGAACCTGCGATCAATGTCGAAGAGTACCGGCATTTCGAAGCCTGGCTGGACGAACACCCTCAGCATCGCGATGAATTCCAGTTGCTCCAGGGCTTATGGTCGGCGGCTGATTTGCTGCCGGCGGCGCGACTGCAAGCCTTGTGTGAAACCGCGCCTGCGCGCAGCAAACGCCGCCCGCTGGTGCGTTATGCGGTGGCCGCCAGTGTGTTGGCCGTCGCGCTCGGGTTGGGGCTGTTCAGCGGTTTGAATCACCCGGCGATCTACACCGCCGAATTTTCCACGGCTCTGGGCGAGCGACGTCATGTGGCGTTGCCGGACGGTTCGGTGATCGACCTGAACAGCCGCAGCCGCGTTCAGGTGCACTATGAAAACGACCGCCGCAGCATCGAGCTGACGCAGGGCGAAGCGATGTTCAGCGTCGAGCACGACACCCGTCGGCCTTTCGTGGTCGAGGCGGGCAGCGGCAAGGTCACGGTTACCGGCACCCGTTTTGATGTGCGCCGCGACACCGCCCAAACCCGGGTCGTGGTGGAGCAGGGCACCGTCAAGGTTCAGGGTCGCACAGCGGCGGACAGCGATTTCATCAGCCTCACGGCCGGCCTCGGCACGCACATCGATGCCCAAGGCAAAGTGGCCGCTGCTTACGCGGTCAATCCTGCCGAGCTGACCGCCTGGCGCAGCGGCAAACTGGTGTTCACCAACGCCAGACTCAGCGACGTTGCCGAAGAAGTCTCGCGCTATCGGGAGAAACCGCTCACCGTCGGCAACGACAAAGTGGGCAATCTGCGCCTGACCAGCGTGTTCAAATCCGACAACACCGACGCACTGCTCAAGGCCTTGCCGAGCATTCTGCCGGTGGCCGTGCGCACCCTCGATGACGGCAGTCAGGAAATAATTTCAAAATAA
- a CDS encoding sigma-70 family RNA polymerase sigma factor, with amino-acid sequence MTPKLPRRHGFFEHYEELVGTWTRRLRNRQQAEDLAHDTFVRVLESDSATVAQPRAYLHQTARNIAVDGYRREDRRGAMESEAVDHSVSSSGDPEHFMQAIQLADSIERALTELPVNCRKVFVWQKIEGLTQAEIAERLGLSKNMVEKYMIRTLRHLRDRLDGLQS; translated from the coding sequence ATGACCCCCAAGCTGCCCCGCAGACACGGCTTTTTCGAGCATTACGAAGAGTTGGTCGGGACCTGGACCCGTCGCCTGAGAAATCGTCAGCAGGCTGAGGACCTGGCCCACGACACCTTCGTGAGGGTGCTTGAGTCGGATTCGGCGACGGTTGCACAACCTCGGGCGTACTTGCACCAGACCGCGCGCAACATTGCGGTGGATGGTTATCGGCGGGAGGATCGGCGGGGCGCCATGGAGTCGGAGGCGGTTGATCACAGTGTGTCGTCGTCCGGCGACCCGGAGCATTTCATGCAGGCGATCCAGTTGGCTGACTCCATCGAACGGGCGCTCACCGAGTTGCCGGTCAACTGCCGCAAGGTGTTTGTCTGGCAGAAGATCGAAGGCCTGACCCAGGCCGAAATCGCCGAACGCCTGGGGCTGTCCAAGAACATGGTGGAAAAATATATGATCCGCACGCTGCGGCATCTGCGCGACCGCCTTGACGGATTGCAATCATGA
- a CDS encoding LysE family translocator: MVLHSILAFTLVAAVSIASPGPATLMAINNTLAHGQRSAVWSSLGNASGLFCLSAAAMLGLGALLASSEWLFNAVKVIGAGYLFYLGARQLFRKSSMLADGIQDNFKKSRPTRSRLFKPAFLTAVTNPKATMFFTALFPQFIDQNATLLPQFLILTSIYMALSVVSLSLYSALASRAKGALTRPELSRWISRVVGSTFIFFGTAILTMRRQVE; encoded by the coding sequence ATGGTGCTTCATTCGATTCTTGCGTTTACGCTAGTCGCCGCCGTCTCCATTGCCAGCCCAGGGCCCGCGACTTTGATGGCGATCAACAACACTCTGGCCCATGGACAACGCAGCGCAGTGTGGTCTTCCCTTGGCAATGCGAGTGGACTCTTCTGCCTGTCAGCAGCTGCCATGTTGGGGCTTGGAGCATTGCTTGCCAGTTCCGAATGGTTGTTCAATGCGGTGAAAGTCATCGGTGCTGGTTATTTATTCTACTTGGGTGCCAGGCAGTTGTTTAGAAAGAGTTCGATGCTCGCTGACGGTATTCAGGACAACTTCAAGAAGAGTCGGCCCACTCGTTCCAGATTGTTCAAGCCGGCCTTCCTGACGGCTGTAACCAACCCTAAGGCGACGATGTTCTTCACCGCACTGTTTCCTCAATTCATTGACCAGAATGCAACGTTGCTACCGCAGTTCCTGATCCTCACCTCTATCTACATGGCGTTGTCGGTGGTGTCCTTGAGCTTATATTCCGCGCTTGCCTCCAGGGCAAAAGGGGCGTTGACACGGCCCGAGCTGTCACGGTGGATCAGCCGAGTGGTGGGTTCAACATTTATATTTTTCGGAACCGCCATTCTGACCATGCGTCGACAGGTTGAATAA
- the murI gene encoding glutamate racemase: MIGVFDSGLGGLTILSELSKQFRNSEFIYFGDHARAPYGARTAEQIYEYTRECVEKLFIMGCDLVVLACNTASTVALRRLQQEWLPLHWEGRRILGIVVPTIEEIAGRPWHSEKELRKTDFDSKVRTIGIFATSATVASQYFPIEVAKRDASIQLIQQACPQLAGLIENGAEFSAIEREVEANVKSMMDMLNGVTLEKIILGCTHYALVEHAFLAVVPSDCVLLSQARIASLSLKNYLHQHPQLQGNQTPKPKLKLLTSGDAVLVSVLASRFLGEVMQFVSLEVFKDAR, translated from the coding sequence ATGATCGGTGTGTTCGACTCAGGGCTGGGCGGATTGACAATTCTCTCCGAACTGTCCAAGCAATTCAGGAATTCTGAATTCATTTATTTTGGCGACCACGCTCGTGCCCCGTATGGGGCTCGAACTGCAGAACAAATATATGAATACACTCGTGAGTGTGTGGAAAAGCTTTTCATAATGGGTTGCGATCTTGTAGTTCTGGCTTGTAATACCGCCTCTACAGTTGCGCTACGGAGGCTTCAGCAGGAGTGGTTGCCTTTACATTGGGAGGGTAGGCGAATACTTGGTATTGTCGTTCCAACCATCGAAGAAATTGCTGGTCGTCCTTGGCATTCAGAAAAAGAACTGAGAAAAACAGATTTTGATTCTAAAGTCCGCACGATTGGAATTTTCGCCACATCTGCAACTGTTGCTAGTCAGTACTTTCCCATTGAGGTTGCCAAGCGGGACGCTTCAATCCAGCTAATTCAGCAAGCATGCCCACAGTTAGCAGGACTGATTGAAAATGGCGCAGAATTTAGCGCCATAGAACGTGAAGTAGAAGCTAACGTAAAGTCGATGATGGATATGTTAAACGGAGTCACTCTAGAAAAGATAATTTTAGGATGTACTCACTACGCGTTAGTCGAGCATGCGTTCCTGGCGGTGGTGCCATCTGATTGCGTGTTACTATCTCAGGCAAGGATAGCCTCACTGTCTCTCAAGAACTATCTACATCAGCATCCGCAGCTTCAAGGCAACCAAACTCCCAAGCCTAAATTAAAGTTGCTAACATCCGGTGACGCTGTGCTTGTTTCAGTATTGGCAAGCCGCTTTCTCGGTGAAGTAATGCAGTTTGTATCTTTGGAAGTTTTCAAAGATGCTCGATGA
- a CDS encoding KamA family radical SAM protein, whose product MLNLIQAAVENEPKKLRFYNASHLDALTKRAGLSDQDRILVRAVAAVLPFRVNDYVIDELIDWSAAPDDPIYRLVFPQPDMLPFEDIKPIVELLTRGAPTSEIQKAASNVRKKLNPHPGGQLDLNVPLLNGERFDGIQHKYPETVLFFPSQGQTCHSYCTYCFRWAQFVQEPDYKISSREIESLCEYLRQHREVTSVLITGGDPMVMSAEKLSKYIDPIINDPELSHIESIRIGTKVLSYWPYKFLTDSDADEMLELFERVVNSGRNLAFMAHFTHPRELETKAVEQAIQRVLATGATIRTQSPIIRAVNDSADVWTSMWRKQVRLGMLPYYMFIERDTGPRSYFEVPLVRAYEIFTEAYRNVSGLCRTVRGPVMSATPGKVAFDGLMEINGEQYMALRFLQCRDPSYVNRPFLAQYDADACWVDDLKPALLDMGASPWSQMHTKSRRDFEFEQIGNSGND is encoded by the coding sequence ATGCTTAATCTCATTCAGGCCGCTGTTGAAAACGAGCCCAAGAAGCTACGTTTTTACAACGCTTCGCATCTGGATGCCCTGACCAAACGTGCCGGACTGTCCGATCAGGATCGTATCCTTGTACGCGCGGTAGCCGCTGTTCTTCCGTTTCGCGTTAATGATTATGTAATTGATGAGCTGATTGACTGGAGTGCCGCTCCAGACGACCCGATATATAGGCTCGTCTTTCCGCAGCCGGATATGCTCCCCTTTGAAGATATTAAGCCCATTGTGGAGCTTCTTACTCGTGGAGCGCCTACCAGCGAAATTCAGAAGGCAGCATCAAATGTTAGAAAGAAGCTAAATCCGCACCCAGGTGGTCAACTGGATCTTAATGTCCCATTATTGAATGGCGAACGATTCGACGGGATTCAGCATAAATATCCAGAAACTGTCCTATTCTTTCCGAGCCAAGGTCAAACATGTCATTCGTACTGCACCTATTGCTTTCGTTGGGCGCAATTTGTGCAGGAGCCAGACTACAAGATATCATCGCGAGAAATTGAAAGTCTCTGTGAGTATCTACGCCAGCACCGCGAGGTTACAAGTGTTCTCATAACCGGGGGGGATCCGATGGTGATGAGCGCGGAAAAACTTTCAAAATATATTGACCCAATCATTAATGATCCTGAGCTTAGTCATATTGAGTCTATTCGAATTGGTACGAAGGTTCTATCCTACTGGCCTTACAAGTTCTTGACTGACTCCGATGCTGATGAAATGCTTGAGCTTTTCGAGCGAGTGGTTAATAGCGGAAGGAACTTAGCGTTTATGGCGCACTTTACGCATCCTAGGGAACTTGAGACCAAGGCAGTTGAGCAGGCGATTCAGCGTGTTCTTGCAACAGGAGCGACCATTAGAACTCAGAGTCCTATCATACGGGCGGTTAATGACTCCGCCGACGTTTGGACCTCCATGTGGCGCAAGCAAGTACGCTTGGGGATGCTTCCTTACTATATGTTTATTGAGCGAGATACTGGCCCGCGAAGCTATTTCGAAGTCCCATTGGTTCGCGCATATGAAATTTTCACTGAGGCATATAGAAATGTTTCTGGACTATGCCGAACTGTTCGCGGCCCGGTAATGTCGGCAACACCTGGAAAAGTCGCCTTTGATGGCTTGATGGAGATCAACGGAGAGCAATATATGGCGCTCCGCTTCCTCCAATGCCGAGACCCGTCCTATGTGAACAGACCATTTCTAGCTCAATATGATGCCGACGCCTGCTGGGTCGATGACCTGAAACCTGCGCTGCTTGATATGGGGGCGTCCCCATGGTCTCAGATGCATACGAAGAGTCGTCGGGATTTTGAGTTCGAACAAATTGGTAACAGTGGGAACGACTGA
- a CDS encoding amidase — protein sequence MKEEIKESAIEVQKLLRRKFPQAKGSLLETTHRLHTGEMSPLEATQQSLDRIEQANESLNCFVTVGREQAEAHAKSLGGEVSEVTPLLWGVPVSVKDLTPTQGLITTFSCKAFADYVPEKDAPLVAAMKAAGMTIVGKTNTPEFGILPVTESELNGVCRNPWSLESSVGGSSGGAAASVAAGLTSVAHGSDGAGSLRIPASCCGVFAVALPHGRLPAPARPALGRGPLDGVISRTVADSLYYLAGMNAITGEELALAVNEAPTSPPVSIILTCAPPIECTVDSVCEAAVYRAAELLGASGYRISERKLDWSDERVLGDMMLLRSTIPVAYGDPSSELLDRTTRDAITLSESVSALEFHRAFVRLNSYAERILRLFGENEILLTPVLARHSVPHGWITEPTDPYDVFRRSAEFAPFTAFVNLAGLCAVSVPLGWTEEGMPIGVQLASRPNNLARLLGIAAQLEQVAPWADSKPPVFFA from the coding sequence ATGAAAGAAGAAATCAAGGAATCTGCCATCGAGGTTCAGAAACTTCTACGTAGAAAGTTTCCGCAAGCAAAGGGTAGCCTACTCGAAACAACACATCGCCTTCACACTGGAGAGATGTCGCCCTTGGAAGCGACCCAACAAAGTCTGGATCGAATTGAGCAAGCAAATGAAAGTTTAAATTGCTTTGTGACGGTTGGACGGGAGCAAGCTGAGGCACATGCCAAGTCGCTCGGAGGCGAGGTTAGCGAGGTAACTCCGCTCCTCTGGGGTGTGCCTGTATCGGTTAAGGATCTTACTCCTACCCAAGGACTGATCACGACTTTTTCATGCAAGGCCTTCGCCGATTATGTTCCTGAAAAGGACGCCCCGTTGGTGGCTGCGATGAAAGCTGCAGGCATGACGATAGTAGGAAAAACAAACACCCCCGAGTTTGGTATTTTGCCCGTCACCGAATCGGAGCTTAACGGTGTCTGTCGTAACCCGTGGTCTCTCGAGTCCAGCGTGGGAGGCTCCAGTGGCGGGGCGGCCGCAAGTGTAGCTGCAGGACTGACTTCGGTTGCACATGGAAGCGACGGGGCTGGCTCGCTGCGGATCCCGGCATCTTGCTGCGGTGTTTTTGCGGTTGCATTACCCCATGGAAGACTTCCGGCACCTGCGCGACCGGCTCTGGGTCGAGGTCCGCTGGATGGGGTGATCAGCAGAACAGTCGCGGACTCACTTTATTATTTGGCTGGTATGAATGCTATTACTGGCGAAGAGTTGGCATTGGCTGTAAACGAAGCGCCTACGTCTCCACCGGTATCAATAATTCTAACTTGCGCGCCGCCTATTGAGTGTACGGTAGATTCGGTTTGCGAAGCGGCGGTATACCGTGCGGCCGAGTTACTAGGCGCTTCTGGCTATCGGATCTCGGAGCGTAAATTAGACTGGTCGGATGAGCGCGTCCTGGGCGATATGATGCTACTGCGCAGTACGATTCCGGTAGCTTATGGCGACCCATCTTCCGAACTACTTGACCGTACTACGCGTGACGCGATCACCCTGTCGGAGAGCGTCTCGGCCCTCGAGTTCCACCGTGCGTTTGTACGACTGAACAGCTATGCCGAGCGAATTTTGCGCCTTTTTGGCGAGAATGAGATTCTGCTGACTCCCGTACTGGCACGCCATTCGGTACCGCACGGCTGGATCACCGAACCGACAGATCCATACGACGTCTTTAGGCGATCTGCCGAGTTTGCACCCTTCACCGCCTTTGTGAATCTTGCGGGCTTATGCGCCGTGTCCGTGCCCCTTGGTTGGACAGAGGAGGGTATGCCAATTGGCGTGCAGCTAGCTTCTCGACCAAACAATCTGGCCCGGCTGCTTGGCATTGCTGCTCAGCTTGAGCAAGTCGCGCCGTGGGCTGACAGCAAACCCCCTGTTTTTTTCGCATGA